Within the Streptomyces sp. NBC_00554 genome, the region GCCGATGGGATCGGCTATCTGGAGGCGCACGGCACCGGCACCTACAAGGGTGATCCGATCGAATTCGCCGCGCTCACCGAGGCGTTCCGCCGGCACACCGACCGCACGGGATTCTGCGCGCTGGGCTCGACCAAGCCGGCCATCGGGCACCTGGACAGCGCCGCGGGCCTCGCCGGACTGATCAAGGCCGTCCTGGTCCTGCGCCACGGTGTCATTCCCCCACTGGTGAACTTCACCCGGCCCAATCCTCAACTCGGCCTGGACGACAGCCCGTTCGTGCTGCCGCAGCGGTCCACCGCGTGGCCGTCCCACGGCCCCCGGCGCGCGGGCGTCCACTCCATCGGGATGGGCGGCACCAACGCGCACGTGGTCCTGGAGGAGGCCCCGGCGGCGTCCGTACGGGCGGAGGGTGCTCCGGTGCCCGCGCTGCTGCCGCTGTCCGCGCAGAGCCCCGAGGCCCTGGAGGCGTACGCCCGTTCCTTCCGCGACGCGCTGGTGCGCGACCCGGACATCGCACCGGCCGACCTGCTGGCGACGACCGCGCTCGGGCGTCGGCACCTGTCGCTGCGGCTGGTCGTCACGGCGCCTGCCGAGGGTCTGGTGGCCGCACTCGACGCGTTCCTCGCGGATCCGGATCCGCGAGGAACAGTTCTCGCCGACTCGCCGGCGTCCGCGGCGCCGTACCGCACGGGGATCGCGGCGCCCACCGCGCCGTACCACACCGGGACCGTTGACATCACCGCACCGGCCGCCGTGCCCGCGTACGTCTTCAGCGGTCAGGGCGGTGGTCGTCCCGGCATGGCCGCGGCGCTCGCCGGGCGGTTCCCCGTGGTGGCCGAGGTCCTTGGACAGTGCGCCCGTGTCCATGAGGAGGAGACCGGGGAGCGGTACTTCCTCGAGCGGCTGGTCGGCGGGGAGGGCCCGCAGCGGTGGGACACCGCTTTCGCCCAGCCGGCGATCTTCGCCTTCCAGGTCGCGCAGGCCATGCTGTGGCGGCGGTTCGAGGTGTCCCCGGTCGCCGTCGCCGGGCACAGCGCCGGGGAGTTCGCGGCCCTGTGCGTCGCAGGAGCGCTGTCCGTGGCGGACGGTATGCGGCTGATGTGCCGCAGGGGCCGGCTCATGCAGGACACCGAACCTGGCGCGATGCTCGCCGTGTTCGCTCCGCCGGAGCGCGTGCGCCAACTCCTTGACGACATCGGCCGGTTAGGGCACGGGCGCCTCGAACTCGCGGTGTCCAACGGGCCCGCGAACCATGTGGTCGCGGGCCGTCCTGAGGCCGTGGAAGCGGCCCGGGCCTGGCTGGATGGGCACGGCATCGCGGGTGAGCCGCTCCCCGTCGACCGCGCCTTCCACACGGAGCTGCTCGACCCGGTACTCGACGAGCTGCGGGTGGCCGTGGAGAAGGCGGAACTGCGCCCGGTGGAGGTGGAGTTCGTCAGCGGACTCGACGGGGCGGTGCGTCCGCGGGGCTGGCTGCCCGATACCGGGTACCTCGTACGTCAGGCCCGGCAACCGGCCGACTTCCACGCGGTGTTGAGGACGCTCGCGCGGCGCGACGTGCTGGTCGAGCTGGGGCCCGGGGCGCCACTCACCGGCATGGTGCGGCGGGCGCTGCCCGGCACTCTCTGCGTTCCGACCCAGGGCCGCGGGCCCGGTACGGACGGCCTGTGGTCGGCGGTGGCCGGGCTGCACTGCGCCGGCGTCGGAATCGACTGGGCGGCGCTGCTCGACGGCTGCGGGGGCCGCCGGATCCCGCTGCCCACGTACCCGTTCCAGCACAGGTCGTACTGGACCGGTCCGCCACCGCATCCCGGTCCGCCACCGCGTCCCCGTCCGGCAGCGGACCCCGCACCCGCAACCGAAGGTTCCATGGAGGTTGGCATGACCGAACAGGCAGTCCTGGAACGGGTACTTGAGCTCACCGCGCAGCACCTCGGATATCGCGCCGACGAGCTCGGCGCCGGGGACGCCTTC harbors:
- a CDS encoding type I polyketide synthase, producing MQDRRVAVVGMALRFPGAETPEQYWHDIRSGVSHVRRFTDAEFAAAGFAEDLYRDPDFTGASALLHDVDGFDARFFGMSGREAALTDPQQRLFLECCHHALEDAGYAGSGERVGVYASVGYRLYSLHSYLASNIGESFRHADWNAVKQIQVGNYADFTANRAAFRLGLDGPAVNVATACSSALVSVHLACQALLAGDAEAMVVGSAALHLPQVTGHRHMKGSTISKSGAVRAFDAGADGTVGGNGVAAVVLKPLAKALADGDTVHAVVLGSAVTNDGADKAGFAAPGVAGQRDAVLGALERAGVSADGIGYLEAHGTGTYKGDPIEFAALTEAFRRHTDRTGFCALGSTKPAIGHLDSAAGLAGLIKAVLVLRHGVIPPLVNFTRPNPQLGLDDSPFVLPQRSTAWPSHGPRRAGVHSIGMGGTNAHVVLEEAPAASVRAEGAPVPALLPLSAQSPEALEAYARSFRDALVRDPDIAPADLLATTALGRRHLSLRLVVTAPAEGLVAALDAFLADPDPRGTVLADSPASAAPYRTGIAAPTAPYHTGTVDITAPAAVPAYVFSGQGGGRPGMAAALAGRFPVVAEVLGQCARVHEEETGERYFLERLVGGEGPQRWDTAFAQPAIFAFQVAQAMLWRRFEVSPVAVAGHSAGEFAALCVAGALSVADGMRLMCRRGRLMQDTEPGAMLAVFAPPERVRQLLDDIGRLGHGRLELAVSNGPANHVVAGRPEAVEAARAWLDGHGIAGEPLPVDRAFHTELLDPVLDELRVAVEKAELRPVEVEFVSGLDGAVRPRGWLPDTGYLVRQARQPADFHAVLRTLARRDVLVELGPGAPLTGMVRRALPGTLCVPTQGRGPGTDGLWSAVAGLHCAGVGIDWAALLDGCGGRRIPLPTYPFQHRSYWTGPPPHPGPPPRPRPAADPAPATEGSMEVGMTEQAVLERVLELTAQHLGYRADELGAGDAFVALGADSLQLIGILRQLEGEFGVRVSAQELLEEAATPELTARLIASRAGRDEPERASAPAPAPAPAPAVLYPAPTAAEPLAAPASQPLPSPASQSPVPPASQPLTPPASPPPVPPAAQSPAPPHPEYASRAEIAELTRQVNLLAETQAAMLTQLSEAVALLTAERAR